GGTCGAACACGACCACCGTGTCGTTCAGCGAGTAACCGACAATCGTCAGGAAGGCTGCGATGATCGTCTGGTCGATCTGCAGCGAGAAGGGCAGGATGCCCTGCAGCGCCGAGAACACACCGAGTGTGATCGTCACGTCGTGGAACAGTGCAGCCACGGCGCCCAGCCCGAATCGCCATTCAAAGCGGATCAGGATGTAGACGAAGATGACGAGCAGCGAGCCCAGGATCGAATAAATCGCCCCCCGCTTGAGGTCCTCGGCAAACCGGGGCCCGACGATATCGGTCTTTACGATCACCGGATTCGAATCCGGATAGAGAGAGCTGAATCCGTCAACGATCTGATTCTGCACTGCCGTGATGCTCTCCGTCGGGAGAGTGCGGACAAGCAGGGCGTCGTCAAACGTCTTGACTTCGGGCTCAAAGCCGAGCACGCCGCCGAGTCCGACGCGGACCTCGGTCGCATCGAGCGGCGTGGCAGTTTCTACGACGAACTCCATACCGCCCTGGAAGTCGATTCCGAGCTCGAGGCCCCGAATCGCGATGCTGGCGATACTTGCCACCAGCAGGATGCCGGAGAGGATATACCCCTTTGTCCGGCTGTCTACGAACTTGTAGTTCGCGTTTTCAAATATGCGCATGACAGTCTATGTGTCTTGGTGAGGTTGGAACGGTGCCCGATCAGCCGTAGCTGACGGTCATGCGCCGCTCAATCACCATGTAGTCGAAGAGGATGCGGGTGAAGACGATGGCCGTGAACATGGATGACAGAATGCCCGCCATCAGTGTCACCGCAAAACCCTGGATGGGGCCGATGCCGAACGAGTACAGAATCACGCCGACGAAGAACGTCGTGATGTTCGCATCGAAAATGGCCGAGAGCGCCTTCGAGTATCCGC
The sequence above is a segment of the Rhodothermales bacterium genome. Coding sequences within it:
- the secF gene encoding protein translocase subunit SecF, with translation MRIFENANYKFVDSRTKGYILSGILLVASIASIAIRGLELGIDFQGGMEFVVETATPLDATEVRVGLGGVLGFEPEVKTFDDALLVRTLPTESITAVQNQIVDGFSSLYPDSNPVIVKTDIVGPRFAEDLKRGAIYSILGSLLVIFVYILIRFEWRFGLGAVAALFHDVTITLGVFSALQGILPFSLQIDQTIIAAFLTIVGYSLNDTVVVFDRIREYSAIFKTEAYTSMVNKSINQTLSRTIVTSGTTLLVVAVLFIFGGEVLRGFAFALIIGILIGTYSSIFVASPVVVELRNRLGNTGR